The following are encoded together in the Salvelinus alpinus chromosome 29, SLU_Salpinus.1, whole genome shotgun sequence genome:
- the LOC139558428 gene encoding uncharacterized protein, translating into MATRAAYFSPSEAQILMEAYEEVKYIIKKKGNTATVIKQREKAWQSIADRLNALNMNGPKRTWQQVKIKYKNILQNAVKKNTHRQGTGGGSPKADLTPAEDMALELNKGRPVLEGIPGGKETSIGSSQDATRFIQVSGSTVFLLEPPAQAPDDADPGEGPSAAATAHDGDDDEEETISLDSRRHEDPDAIQWENQPGNIVRINKRTPHPAKFQLR; encoded by the exons atggcaactagagccgcgtacttttccccgtcggaagcacaaatcctcatggaggcatacgaggaggtaaaatatataattaagaagaaaggcaacaccgccacagtgataaagcaaagagaaaaagcgtggcaaagtattgcagaccgcctgaatgc attaaacatgaacgggccaaaacggacatggcagcaggtcaaaatcaaatacaagaacattctgcagaatg cagtgaaaaagaatacccacagacaaggcacgggtggtgggtcaccaaaggctgaccttaccccagcagaggacatggccttggagctaaataaaggcaggcccgtcttagaggggatccctggggggaaagagacgagcataggttcctcccaagatgccacccgcttcattcaag tgtctggcagcactgtgttcctgttagagccaccagcacaagcaccagacgatgctgatcca ggtgaaggccccagtgcagcagcaacagcacatgatggagacgatgatgaggaggagaccatctctctggattccagaaggcatgag gacccagatgctatacagtgggaaaaccagcctggcaacatagtgcgtattaataaaaggacaccacatcctgccaaattccagctgcgctaa